The following is a genomic window from Inquilinus sp. Marseille-Q2685.
ACGACTTCCTAAAGGCGGCCAAGGCGCTGACCCGCGACACCAACGGCGACGGCCAGCCCGACCTCTGGGGCTTCGGCTTCCGCGGCGGCAAGGGCGGCTACGACCATTGGGGACCGTTCGTCCTGTCCGCCGGCGCCAGATTCGAGAAGGGCGGACTGACCAGCCAGCCGGTGGTCGCCGCCAACACCTGGCTGGTCGACCTCTACCGCAACCAGAAGCTGTTCCCGCCCTCGGCCCCGAATGACGGGTTCCAGGAGATCATCGCCGCCTTCCAGCAGGGCCGCACGGCGATGACGATCCACCACATCGGCTCCTCCGCCGGCATGGTGAAGGCGCTGGGCGACAAGGTCTCGGCCGTGCCGGTGCCGGAGTGCAACGGCGGCCGCTGGACCTCCTATGGCGACGAATCCCTGGCCGTTCTGTCCTCGGCCGAGGACAAGGACGCGGCCTGGAAGTGGATCGCCTTCCTGGCCAGCGGCGACGCCAATGTCGAGTTCAACAAGGCCACCGGCCAGCTGCCGGTGACCAAGAGCGGCGCGGCGAAATGGACGCTGCACGAGAAGCGCTTCGTCGACGCCACGGTGCAGTCCCTGCCCTTCGCCCACAGCCTGCCGGCCGTCTCGCAGACCGCGGATTTCGTCAACACGGTGTGGCCGGCGGCGATGCAGCGGGCCCTGACCGGCGAGATCACGCCGGAGCAGATGATGCAGGAGATCGAACAGCTCTACGCCCCATGAAGTCCGCCTCGATGACCCTGGCGACGGCCCGGCTGGCCCCGATCCGCGGCAAGCAGCGGACCCGGATCCTGCCCTATGTACTGCTGAGCCCGGCGGTGCTGGTCACGCTGCTGATCGTGTTCCTGCCGATGCTGCAGGCGCTGGTTCTGAGCCTGCACGAATTCGTGCTGTTCCGGCCGACCCGGATGCCCTTCGTCGGGCTCGACAACTTCGCCAAGGCGCTGGCCGACCCGGTGTTCTGGACCTCGCTGCAGCACACCGCGCTGTGGGTCGGAATCACCGTCCCGGCACAGCTGCTGCTCGGCCTCGCCACGGCGCTGCTGCTGAACCAGCGCTTCTGGTGGCGGCCGCTGGCGCGGGCCGTGGTCATCATTCCCTGGGCGCTGCCCAGCGTCGTCATCGCCCTGATGTGGCGCTGGATCTACGACCCCAACGCCGGGGTGCTGAACGACGTGCTGGTGCGCCTGGGCATGCTGCAGGGCGCCTTCCCCTGGCTGGCCGATCCCGGCACCTCGCTCACTGCCATCATCCTGACCCTGACCTGGCAGGGCTTCCCGTTCTTCGCGGTGATGATCCTGGCCGGGCTGCAGGCGGTGCCGCGCGACCTGTACGAGGCGGCGGCGATCGACGGCGCCACGCCCTGGCAGCAGTTCCGGCG
Proteins encoded in this region:
- a CDS encoding carbohydrate ABC transporter permease, with the protein product MTLATARLAPIRGKQRTRILPYVLLSPAVLVTLLIVFLPMLQALVLSLHEFVLFRPTRMPFVGLDNFAKALADPVFWTSLQHTALWVGITVPAQLLLGLATALLLNQRFWWRPLARAVVIIPWALPSVVIALMWRWIYDPNAGVLNDVLVRLGMLQGAFPWLADPGTSLTAIILTLTWQGFPFFAVMILAGLQAVPRDLYEAAAIDGATPWQQFRRITLPSIAGVIATAVLLRLIWVANSIDVIFVMTGGGPGYATHTLPLYAFIKARTNLDFGYGSALAVIFTLLLAGFVLVYLRRTTRTMD
- a CDS encoding sugar ABC transporter substrate-binding protein; the protein is MRTMQSAALAALLALAAGTAQAESTVRFWYHFDNPNNPVADLVAKFEAANPGIKVEAENIPWNSYYDNLYTAIAGGNAPDAAMVKLFAQPRLVEMEALEPLDDWIAGWDGKADLQDDLLKINGGPDGKQYYLPVQYVVSYLYYRADLFAEAGLQPPRTCDDFLKAAKALTRDTNGDGQPDLWGFGFRGGKGGYDHWGPFVLSAGARFEKGGLTSQPVVAANTWLVDLYRNQKLFPPSAPNDGFQEIIAAFQQGRTAMTIHHIGSSAGMVKALGDKVSAVPVPECNGGRWTSYGDESLAVLSSAEDKDAAWKWIAFLASGDANVEFNKATGQLPVTKSGAAKWTLHEKRFVDATVQSLPFAHSLPAVSQTADFVNTVWPAAMQRALTGEITPEQMMQEIEQLYAP